In one Thermococcus sp. 2319x1 genomic region, the following are encoded:
- the porA gene encoding pyruvate synthase subunit PorA, with translation MPMRKVMKGNEAAAWAAKLAKPKVVAAFPITPSTLVPEKISEFVADGEMDAEFIKVESEHSAISACVGASAAGVRTFTATASQGLALMHEILFIAAGMRLPIVMAIGNRALSAPINIWNDWQDTISERDTGWIQFYAENNQEALDLILIAFKVAEDERVLLPAMVGFDAFILTHTVEPVEIPDQEVVDEFLGEYVPKHAYLDPARPITQGALGFPAHYMEARYTVWEAMENARKVIKEVFDEFEKKFGRRYHMIEEYKTDDAEIILLTMGSLAGTLKEFVDKKREEGVKIGAAKMTVYRPFPIEEIKALAKKTKVLAILEKDISFGIGGAVFADTSRALINEKEKPIVLDFILGLGGRDVTFENLEEVVEISKKALEGEKVEEVNWIGLRKEIL, from the coding sequence ATGCCTATGAGGAAAGTTATGAAGGGTAATGAAGCCGCTGCTTGGGCAGCTAAGCTTGCAAAGCCAAAGGTTGTGGCTGCATTCCCAATTACACCATCAACTCTCGTTCCAGAAAAGATTAGTGAATTTGTCGCCGATGGAGAGATGGATGCCGAGTTCATAAAAGTTGAAAGTGAACACTCGGCAATTTCTGCATGTGTTGGTGCATCTGCTGCAGGAGTCAGAACCTTTACGGCAACTGCTTCCCAAGGTTTGGCTTTGATGCATGAGATTCTCTTCATAGCTGCAGGAATGAGGCTCCCAATTGTTATGGCAATTGGTAATAGAGCCCTCTCAGCCCCAATTAACATCTGGAATGACTGGCAGGACACGATAAGCGAGAGGGATACTGGCTGGATTCAGTTCTATGCGGAAAACAACCAAGAGGCACTTGACTTGATATTGATCGCCTTTAAGGTTGCAGAAGATGAACGCGTTTTGCTCCCAGCAATGGTTGGATTCGATGCGTTCATATTGACCCACACAGTTGAGCCGGTTGAAATCCCAGACCAAGAGGTAGTTGACGAGTTCCTTGGGGAGTACGTTCCAAAGCACGCTTACCTTGATCCGGCCAGACCAATTACTCAGGGTGCCCTTGGGTTCCCGGCTCACTACATGGAGGCAAGATACACGGTTTGGGAGGCCATGGAAAACGCGAGAAAGGTCATCAAGGAAGTATTTGACGAGTTCGAGAAGAAGTTCGGTAGAAGATACCACATGATTGAGGAATACAAGACAGACGATGCTGAGATAATTCTCCTCACCATGGGTTCACTTGCCGGAACGCTCAAGGAGTTCGTGGATAAAAAGAGGGAAGAGGGAGTGAAGATCGGAGCAGCAAAGATGACTGTCTACAGGCCATTCCCAATTGAGGAAATCAAAGCTCTCGCTAAGAAGACAAAAGTCCTTGCAATTCTCGAAAAGGACATCAGCTTTGGAATTGGCGGTGCGGTCTTTGCAGACACAAGCAGAGCACTCATAAATGAGAAAGAGAAGCCAATAGTCCTAGACTTCATACTCGGCCTTGGTGGAAGAGACGTCACCTTTGAAAACCTTGAAGAGGTCGTTGAAATATCAAAGAAAGCCCTTGAAGGAGAGAAGGTTGAGGAAGTCAACTGGATAGGATTGAGGAAGGAGATTTTGTGA
- a CDS encoding 3-methyl-2-oxobutanoate dehydrogenase subunit beta produces the protein MELPADVKKRLTLPFEEHFYAGHTACQGCGASLGLRYVLKAYGGKAIFTIPACCSTIIAGPWPYTALNAPLFHTAFETTGAVISGIEAALKAKGYKVKGEDGIMVVGWAGDGGTADIGLQALSGFLERGHDALYIMYDNEAYMNTGIQRSSSTPYGAWTTNTPGGKRHFIEQRPKKKVIDIVIAHKPAYAATASIAYPEDFMRKLKKAQTIRGPSFIQLFAPCPTGWRSPTDKSIELARLAVQTAYFPLFEYENGKYKINMPSPNKEPKPLEEYLKLQGRFKYMTKEDMEILQEWVLKEWEELKKKAELFG, from the coding sequence ATGGAACTTCCTGCTGATGTTAAGAAAAGGTTGACCCTTCCCTTTGAGGAGCACTTTTATGCCGGACACACTGCTTGCCAAGGTTGTGGTGCATCCCTGGGTTTGAGGTATGTCCTTAAAGCCTATGGGGGAAAAGCGATATTCACAATTCCAGCATGCTGTTCCACAATCATAGCCGGCCCATGGCCCTACACTGCTTTAAATGCTCCCCTCTTCCACACCGCATTTGAAACAACGGGTGCGGTAATTAGTGGCATTGAGGCGGCATTGAAGGCAAAAGGATACAAGGTAAAGGGCGAAGATGGAATAATGGTCGTTGGATGGGCCGGAGATGGTGGTACAGCTGACATTGGTCTCCAGGCCTTGAGCGGTTTCCTTGAGAGGGGACACGATGCCCTTTACATCATGTACGATAACGAGGCCTACATGAATACCGGTATTCAAAGAAGCTCATCGACCCCATACGGTGCTTGGACAACCAATACTCCGGGTGGAAAGAGGCACTTCATTGAGCAGAGACCAAAGAAGAAGGTTATCGATATTGTTATAGCCCACAAGCCGGCTTATGCAGCAACTGCGAGCATTGCCTATCCGGAGGACTTCATGAGAAAGCTCAAAAAGGCTCAAACAATTAGGGGGCCCTCTTTCATTCAGCTCTTCGCCCCATGCCCAACCGGGTGGAGAAGCCCAACAGACAAGAGCATAGAGCTTGCCCGCTTGGCAGTTCAGACTGCATACTTCCCGCTCTTTGAATACGAGAACGGAAAATACAAGATAAACATGCCTTCGCCGAACAAAGAACCAAAGCCACTCGAGGAGTATCTCAAGCTCCAAGGAAGGTTTAAGTACATGACAAAGGAGGACATGGAGATACTCCAAGAATGGGTGCTCAAGGAATGGGAGGAGCTTAAGAAGAAGGCCGAGCTCTTCGGTTGA
- a CDS encoding Mrp/NBP35 family ATP-binding protein, with product MTIKTPPSFNLPGLGVDPLTQRIKEKEKQWRYKVAVLSGKGGVGKSTVAVNLAAALAKQGYFVGILDADVHGPNVAKMLGVEKAEVLAEKFEDGHFEMIPPMNDFLGQTTPIKVMSMGLMVPEDQPIIWRGSLVTKAIKQLLGDVKWGSLDFMIVDFPPGTGDQILTVTQTIQLDAAIIVTTPQEVALLDTGKAVNMMKQMNVPYIAVIENMSYLICPHCGNKIDLFGEGGGEKLAKREGVDFLGKVPIDLKAREAGDNGIPIVLYEDTPAAKAFMEIVQKLITKLEELKKE from the coding sequence ATGACGATAAAAACTCCGCCTAGCTTTAACTTACCCGGATTGGGTGTTGATCCTCTCACCCAGAGAATAAAGGAAAAAGAGAAGCAGTGGAGATACAAAGTTGCTGTTCTGAGTGGGAAAGGAGGCGTTGGGAAATCCACAGTTGCGGTAAATCTTGCAGCGGCACTTGCAAAACAGGGCTATTTCGTGGGCATTTTGGATGCAGATGTACATGGCCCAAACGTGGCAAAGATGCTTGGGGTTGAAAAGGCGGAAGTTCTTGCAGAGAAGTTTGAGGATGGACATTTCGAGATGATACCCCCAATGAACGACTTTCTTGGCCAAACAACTCCAATTAAGGTCATGAGTATGGGGCTCATGGTTCCTGAAGACCAGCCAATAATATGGAGAGGCTCTCTCGTCACAAAGGCCATCAAACAGCTTCTCGGTGATGTAAAGTGGGGAAGCTTGGACTTCATGATCGTGGACTTTCCTCCGGGAACGGGAGACCAAATCTTAACCGTTACCCAGACAATCCAGCTCGATGCGGCTATAATAGTTACCACGCCTCAAGAGGTTGCTTTGCTCGATACGGGTAAAGCGGTAAATATGATGAAACAGATGAACGTTCCCTACATAGCGGTCATTGAGAACATGAGCTATCTAATATGCCCCCACTGCGGGAACAAGATAGACCTCTTTGGTGAGGGCGGCGGAGAGAAGTTAGCAAAGAGAGAAGGGGTTGACTTTCTTGGAAAAGTTCCCATAGATTTGAAGGCTAGAGAAGCGGGCGACAACGGTATACCCATAGTTCTCTACGAGGACACTCCAGCGGCAAAGGCCTTTATGGAAATAGTCCAAAAGCTCATTACAAAACTGGAAGAGCTGAAGAAAGAGTAA
- a CDS encoding pyruvate/ketoisovalerate ferredoxin oxidoreductase subunit gamma → MIEIRFHGRGGQGAVTAANVLAEAAFLEGKYVQAFPFFGVERRGAPVTAFTRIDDKPIRIKTQIYEPDVVVVLDPSLLDTVDVTAGLKDGGLVIVNTEKTKEEVLEKLKKKPAKLALVDATTIALEILGLPITNTSILGAVAKATGIVKIESVEEVIEDTFSGELGKKNAKAAREAFEKTVVYEL, encoded by the coding sequence ATGATAGAGATTCGTTTTCACGGTAGAGGTGGACAAGGTGCAGTTACAGCCGCGAACGTTTTAGCCGAGGCAGCTTTCTTGGAGGGCAAGTACGTCCAAGCGTTCCCTTTCTTTGGTGTTGAAAGAAGAGGTGCCCCAGTTACAGCCTTTACAAGAATTGACGACAAACCAATTAGAATCAAGACCCAGATTTATGAGCCAGATGTTGTAGTTGTCCTTGACCCCTCTCTCTTGGATACGGTTGACGTTACGGCCGGTCTTAAAGATGGAGGATTGGTAATTGTAAACACCGAGAAAACCAAGGAGGAAGTCCTCGAGAAGCTCAAGAAGAAGCCAGCCAAACTGGCGCTCGTTGACGCTACAACAATAGCCCTTGAAATTCTCGGTCTGCCGATTACAAATACCTCAATTCTTGGTGCTGTTGCAAAAGCAACAGGGATAGTTAAGATAGAAAGCGTGGAAGAGGTTATCGAGGATACTTTCTCGGGAGAGCTTGGCAAAAAGAACGCCAAAGCTGCAAGAGAAGCCTTTGAGAAGACTGTTGTTTACGAGCTTTGA
- the porD gene encoding pyruvate synthase subunit PorD, which produces MAESPFKADIERVQKEYSEKMTPGAIVYIPGSSVVNKTGGWRVFMPKFNKDKCVRCFLCYTFCPEPAIYLDEESYPVFDYDYCKGCGICANECPTKAIEMVREFK; this is translated from the coding sequence ATGGCGGAAAGTCCTTTCAAGGCTGATATTGAAAGAGTCCAAAAGGAGTATAGCGAAAAAATGACACCGGGTGCAATAGTATACATTCCCGGAAGCAGCGTTGTTAACAAGACCGGTGGTTGGAGAGTTTTCATGCCAAAGTTTAACAAAGATAAGTGCGTCAGATGTTTCTTGTGCTACACCTTCTGTCCAGAGCCCGCAATTTATCTGGACGAGGAAAGCTATCCGGTGTTTGATTACGACTACTGTAAGGGTTGTGGAATCTGTGCAAACGAATGCCCAACCAAAGCAATTGAAATGGTTAGAGAATTCAAGTGA
- the porA gene encoding pyruvate ferredoxin oxidoreductase — MPKKVVSGNYAAAYAAKHARVEVVAAYPITPQTSIIEKIAEFIANGEVENLQYVPVESEHSAMAACIGASATGARAFTATSAQGLALMHEMLHWAAGARLPIVMVDVNRAMAPPWSVWDDQTDSLSQRDTGWLQFYAENNQEVYDGVLMAFKIAEHEKVNLPVMVVESAFILSHTYDVVDMPEQEEIDEFLPPRKPLYTLTDFENPFSVGALGTPADYYEFRYKIAKAMEEAKKVIKEVGKEYGERFGRDYSQMIELYKTDDAEIVFMGMGSLMGTVKEAVDMLRSEGYKVGAAKVRWFRPFPKEELYELAKNVEGIAVLDRNFSFGQEGILFNESKGVLYNTDAKPIMKNYIVGLGGRDLTVNDVKTIAKNMREIIQKGKLDREIEWYHLKR; from the coding sequence ATGCCAAAGAAAGTTGTGAGTGGTAATTACGCTGCAGCTTACGCTGCTAAACATGCCAGAGTTGAGGTTGTAGCCGCTTATCCCATCACACCTCAAACCTCAATTATTGAGAAAATAGCCGAGTTCATTGCCAATGGGGAAGTTGAAAACCTTCAATATGTGCCCGTTGAGAGCGAGCACTCTGCTATGGCTGCCTGTATAGGTGCTTCAGCAACGGGTGCGAGAGCTTTTACTGCCACCTCTGCGCAGGGTTTGGCTTTAATGCACGAGATGCTCCACTGGGCGGCTGGGGCAAGGCTCCCAATTGTTATGGTCGATGTTAACAGAGCTATGGCTCCTCCATGGAGCGTTTGGGATGATCAGACAGATTCACTCTCTCAGAGAGACACGGGATGGCTCCAATTTTACGCCGAAAACAACCAAGAGGTTTATGATGGAGTATTGATGGCATTCAAGATTGCGGAGCATGAGAAGGTCAACCTCCCCGTAATGGTTGTTGAGAGCGCCTTCATCCTCAGTCACACTTACGATGTGGTTGACATGCCAGAGCAGGAAGAGATAGATGAGTTCCTCCCACCGAGGAAGCCCTTGTACACACTTACTGACTTTGAAAACCCATTCTCAGTCGGTGCCTTAGGAACTCCAGCTGACTATTATGAGTTTAGGTACAAGATAGCCAAGGCAATGGAAGAGGCAAAGAAGGTCATCAAAGAGGTTGGAAAGGAATACGGCGAGAGATTTGGAAGGGATTACAGTCAGATGATAGAGCTCTACAAAACTGATGATGCTGAGATAGTCTTCATGGGAATGGGCTCCCTTATGGGGACCGTAAAAGAGGCAGTTGACATGCTCAGAAGTGAGGGCTATAAGGTAGGGGCCGCAAAAGTCAGGTGGTTCAGGCCGTTCCCGAAGGAAGAGCTCTACGAATTGGCAAAGAACGTTGAAGGAATAGCGGTTCTCGACAGGAACTTCTCCTTTGGACAGGAGGGAATCCTCTTCAACGAGTCCAAGGGTGTCCTCTACAACACTGATGCAAAGCCAATAATGAAGAACTACATCGTTGGACTTGGAGGAAGGGACCTTACAGTGAACGATGTGAAGACAATAGCCAAGAACATGAGGGAGATAATCCAAAAGGGCAAGCTCGATAGGGAAATTGAATGGTACCATCTGAAGAGGTGA
- a CDS encoding 3-methyl-2-oxobutanoate dehydrogenase subunit delta, with product MNTLFGEKKAKSEKIVFKSVDEYPEAPITLGTTLSNFTGDWRTFMPVIDESKCIKCYICWKFCPEPAIYIKEDGYTAVDYDYCKGCGICANECPTKAITMVREEK from the coding sequence TTGAATACTCTATTTGGGGAGAAGAAGGCAAAATCCGAAAAAATAGTATTTAAGTCCGTTGATGAGTATCCGGAAGCCCCAATAACGCTGGGGACAACGCTATCGAACTTCACCGGAGACTGGAGAACTTTCATGCCAGTTATTGACGAGAGCAAGTGTATAAAGTGCTACATTTGCTGGAAGTTCTGTCCAGAGCCGGCAATATATATCAAGGAAGATGGCTACACTGCAGTGGACTACGACTACTGTAAGGGCTGTGGAATCTGTGCAAACGAATGCCCAACCAAAGCAATAACCATGGTAAGGGAAGAGAAGTGA
- the porB gene encoding pyruvate synthase subunit PorB, producing the protein MAVRKPPITTREYWAPGHAACAGCGPAIVMKLATKAFSEAMEEKYGDPNAFAIAHATGCMEVVSGVFPYTAWKAPWIHVAFENAAAVASGVEAAWKKLGRKGKILAIGGDGGTADIGLQALSGMLERRHNVVYLMYDNEAYMNTGIQRSSSTPYGAWTTTSPPGKYSIGEDKPKKWVALIAAAHQIPYVATASIGDPHDFYRKMKKAASVDGPAFVQVLAPCVPGWRTPPEKTVEVARLAIETGIWPLFEIENGDFHNIKFQRFPKDGKFKKPIEDYLRLQGRFKHLFKRPEAIQELKNQIKELWRILGKEVELP; encoded by the coding sequence ATGGCCGTTAGAAAGCCTCCTATCACAACTCGCGAATACTGGGCACCTGGTCACGCTGCGTGTGCCGGTTGTGGGCCGGCTATAGTCATGAAGCTCGCCACAAAGGCATTTAGCGAAGCAATGGAAGAGAAGTACGGCGACCCAAACGCTTTTGCAATAGCCCACGCCACAGGATGTATGGAAGTTGTCTCTGGTGTTTTCCCATACACAGCTTGGAAAGCTCCATGGATCCATGTAGCTTTTGAAAATGCCGCTGCTGTAGCCAGCGGTGTTGAAGCTGCGTGGAAAAAGCTCGGCAGAAAAGGAAAGATTCTTGCCATTGGTGGAGATGGTGGTACAGCTGACATTGGTCTCCAAGCACTCTCCGGAATGCTTGAGAGGAGACACAACGTGGTCTACCTCATGTATGACAACGAGGCCTACATGAATACCGGTATTCAAAGAAGCTCATCGACCCCATACGGAGCATGGACAACTACATCACCTCCCGGAAAGTACTCAATTGGTGAGGACAAGCCAAAGAAATGGGTGGCATTAATAGCTGCAGCCCACCAAATTCCATACGTTGCAACTGCCAGCATTGGGGACCCCCATGATTTCTACAGGAAGATGAAGAAGGCGGCAAGCGTGGATGGGCCGGCGTTTGTTCAAGTTTTGGCACCATGTGTTCCCGGATGGAGGACTCCACCAGAAAAGACAGTTGAGGTGGCCAGGCTGGCAATTGAGACAGGTATTTGGCCACTATTTGAAATAGAAAACGGGGACTTCCACAACATAAAGTTCCAGAGGTTCCCCAAGGATGGAAAGTTCAAGAAGCCAATTGAAGATTACCTTAGGTTGCAAGGAAGGTTTAAGCACCTCTTCAAGAGACCCGAAGCGATACAAGAGCTCAAGAATCAGATAAAGGAGCTATGGAGAATTCTGGGTAAAGAAGTCGAACTTCCGTGA